The segment GGAGAACGGTCATCAGGTTCTGGCGCATATTTCCGGTAAAATGAGAATGCATTATATTAAGATTTTGCCGGGCGACAAAGTGACACTTGAGTTATCGCCCTATGATTTAACAAGGGGGCGGATTACTTATCGGTTTAGCGGCAAATAGTTACCGTTTAAGTAAACGCGAGGATTGGGTTTATCCCTGCCGGGCGAAGGATCGCGGGGAATTTAGCCAGGGAAGGATAAAAAGTCCCGAATAAAATAGAGGAAAAAAATGAAAGTTAGATCTTCGATTAAAACGATTTGTTCAAAATGTAAAGTGATTAAAAGAAAAGGGGTCATCCGTGTGATTTGTGAAAATCCACGGCATAAACAACGGCAGGGTTAATAAAGACAAAACAAGCTTTGTTGCGGAACCACTCCGCGCAGCAAGCTTGGAGAGGAGCAAATAAAATTGGCTAGAATTTCCGGGATAGATTTACCCAAAGACAAAAGAATTGAAGTCGGGCTTACTTATATTTACGGGATAGGTCCAGCCTCGGCAAGAAAAATTTTAAAGGCAACGGGCGTCAATCCGGACACACGGGTAAAAGATTTGAAAGATGACGAGGTCATCAAAATAAGGGAACGCGTAGACCGGGAATTTAAAGTTGAAGGAGATTTAAGACGAGAGGTATCCATGAATATCAAGCGATTGATGGATATTGGCTGTTATCGCGGACTCCGGCACAGAAAAGGTCTTCCCGTCAGGGGTCAACGGACAAAAACGAACGCACGGACCCGCAAAGGCCGTAAAAAACATGCAGTGGGTTTAAAGTTAAAAAAAGAAGCTAAATAATTGATCGGGAGATTGAGCATCAGGCTTTGCCTGTGCGAAATTGGGGCTTGGGGGCATTGAGAGTGAATTGCTCGAAGGCCCCCAAATAAAATAGGCGAAAAAATATGATTAAAAAGGGAACGAAAAAGAAAGAAAAGAGAATTGTTCAAAGCGGAATAGCCCATATCGAAGCTACTTTTAACAATACCCTGATCTCAATAACCGATATGGGGGGAAATGTTCTGGTATGGATGACCGCTGGCGGTCAGGGATTTAAAGGTTCGAGAAAGAGCACCCCTTTTGCGGCTCAGAAAGCGGGCGAAGTCGTCGCTAAAAAAGCCATGGAACAGGGTATGAAGCAGGTGGATGTTTATGTAAAAGGCCCGGGCTCAGGACGGGAGTCCGCTGTTCGTTCAATGCAGGCTGCGGGATTAAAAATTAACATGATTAAAGATGTGACCCCGATTCCGCATAACGGTTGTCGTCCCCCGAAACGACGTAGAGTTTAATTAAAATAGGAGAAAATACCATTGGCAAGATACAC is part of the Nitrospirota bacterium genome and harbors:
- the infA gene encoding translation initiation factor IF-1, encoding MAKEDSIEVQGTISETLPNAMFRVALENGHQVLAHISGKMRMHYIKILPGDKVTLELSPYDLTRGRITYRFSGK
- the rpmJ gene encoding 50S ribosomal protein L36, translated to MKVRSSIKTICSKCKVIKRKGVIRVICENPRHKQRQG
- the rpsM gene encoding 30S ribosomal protein S13 yields the protein MARISGIDLPKDKRIEVGLTYIYGIGPASARKILKATGVNPDTRVKDLKDDEVIKIRERVDREFKVEGDLRREVSMNIKRLMDIGCYRGLRHRKGLPVRGQRTKTNARTRKGRKKHAVGLKLKKEAK
- the rpsK gene encoding 30S ribosomal protein S11, which gives rise to MIKKGTKKKEKRIVQSGIAHIEATFNNTLISITDMGGNVLVWMTAGGQGFKGSRKSTPFAAQKAGEVVAKKAMEQGMKQVDVYVKGPGSGRESAVRSMQAAGLKINMIKDVTPIPHNGCRPPKRRRV